A stretch of Bacillus pseudomycoides DNA encodes these proteins:
- a CDS encoding YlaN family protein, producing the protein MASETVTNHQEKALALLQADAEKILRLIKVQMDHLTMPQCPLYEEVLDTQMFGLSREVDFAVRLGLIAEEQGKDMLGELERELSALHEAFTNKQQ; encoded by the coding sequence TTGGCGTCTGAGACAGTAACAAATCATCAGGAAAAGGCACTTGCCCTTCTACAAGCGGATGCGGAGAAGATTTTAAGACTTATTAAGGTGCAAATGGACCACCTTACGATGCCGCAATGTCCATTATATGAAGAAGTGCTTGATACACAAATGTTTGGACTATCCCGTGAAGTTGACTTTGCGGTTCGTCTAGGTCTTATTGCAGAAGAGCAAGGGAAAGACATGCTAGGAGAGCTTGAACGGGAATTATCAGCACTTCATGAGGCATTTACAAACAAACAACAATAA
- a CDS encoding pyridoxamine 5'-phosphate oxidase family protein, translating to MANVVEPALTDSLVQSLREGHIITIATIDFEKAVPNVSAISWVYAMNETSIRFAVDQRSRIAENLRHRSGIVLTVMANESVFSISGEAKILKERLEGIPLKLTVVEVSVQEVRDVMFYGAKLASEPTYEKTYDLCAAEKLDNQVLTAMKEL from the coding sequence ATGGCAAATGTAGTAGAACCTGCATTGACAGATTCTTTAGTTCAATCTTTACGTGAAGGACATATTATTACAATCGCAACAATTGATTTTGAAAAGGCTGTTCCAAATGTAAGTGCTATTTCATGGGTATATGCAATGAATGAGACAAGTATACGATTTGCGGTCGATCAACGCTCTCGTATTGCGGAAAATTTACGCCATCGGTCAGGGATTGTACTTACTGTAATGGCAAATGAATCTGTATTTTCCATTAGCGGTGAAGCAAAGATTTTAAAGGAGAGGTTGGAAGGGATTCCTCTTAAGTTAACTGTAGTAGAAGTATCTGTTCAAGAAGTACGTGATGTCATGTTTTATGGCGCTAAGCTTGCTTCGGAACCAACATATGAAAAAACATACGATCTTTGTGCTGCTGAAAAACTAGATAACCAAGTTTTAACAGCAATGAAAGAATTATAG
- the typA gene encoding translational GTPase TypA: protein MLKKRQDLRNIAIIAHVDHGKTTLVDQLLRQAGTFRANEHVEERAMDSNDLERERGITILAKNTAIHYEDKRINILDTPGHADFGGEVERIMKMVDGVLLVVDAYEGCMPQTRFVLKKALEQNLTPIVVVNKIDRDFARPDEVVDEVIDLFIELGANEDQLEFPVVFASAMNGTASLDSNPANQEENMKSLFDTIIEHIPAPIDNSEEPLQFQVALLDYNDYVGRIGVGRVFRGTMKVGQQVALMKVDGSVKQFRVTKLFGYIGLKRQEIEEAKAGDLVAVSGMEDINVGETVCPVEHEEALPLLRIDEPTLQMTFLVNNSPFAGREGKYITSRKIEERLRSQLETDVSLRVDNTESPDAWIVSGRGELHLSILIENMRREGYELQVSKPEVIIKEVDGVRCEPVERVQIDVPEEYTGSIMESMGARKGEMLDMVNNGNGQVRLTFMVPARGLIGYTTEFLTLTRGYGILNHTFDSYQPVHAGQVGGRRQGVLVSLETGKASQYGIMQVEDRGVIFVEPGTEVYAGMIVGEHTRENDLTVNVVKMKQQTNIRSATKDQTSTMKKPRIMTLEESLEYLNDDEYCEVTPESIRLRKKILDKSERERAAKKKKSVEA from the coding sequence AATGAGCACGTAGAAGAGCGTGCAATGGATTCGAATGATTTAGAAAGAGAACGCGGTATTACTATTTTAGCAAAAAATACAGCGATTCATTATGAAGATAAACGAATTAACATTTTAGATACACCTGGACACGCTGACTTCGGTGGTGAAGTAGAGCGTATTATGAAAATGGTTGATGGTGTTTTACTTGTTGTTGATGCATATGAAGGTTGTATGCCACAAACACGATTTGTTTTAAAGAAAGCACTTGAGCAAAATTTAACTCCAATCGTTGTTGTGAATAAAATTGACCGTGACTTTGCTCGTCCAGACGAAGTGGTTGATGAAGTAATTGATTTATTCATCGAACTTGGGGCAAACGAAGATCAGTTAGAATTCCCTGTTGTATTTGCATCAGCAATGAACGGAACAGCAAGCTTAGATTCAAACCCAGCAAATCAAGAAGAGAATATGAAATCATTGTTTGACACAATTATTGAACATATTCCAGCACCAATTGATAATAGTGAAGAGCCACTTCAATTCCAAGTAGCACTTCTTGATTACAATGACTATGTTGGTCGTATCGGAGTTGGACGTGTATTCCGCGGTACAATGAAAGTAGGACAACAAGTTGCGTTAATGAAGGTTGATGGAAGTGTAAAACAATTCCGTGTAACGAAATTATTTGGTTACATCGGATTAAAACGACAAGAAATTGAAGAAGCGAAAGCTGGAGACCTAGTAGCTGTTTCTGGTATGGAAGACATTAACGTTGGTGAAACGGTATGTCCAGTTGAACATGAAGAGGCATTGCCATTATTACGTATTGATGAACCAACACTACAAATGACATTCCTTGTAAATAACAGCCCATTTGCAGGTCGCGAAGGTAAATATATTACATCTCGTAAAATCGAAGAGCGTCTTCGTTCACAGCTAGAAACGGATGTAAGTTTACGTGTAGACAATACCGAATCTCCGGATGCATGGATTGTATCTGGACGTGGAGAGTTACATTTATCAATCTTGATTGAGAATATGCGTCGTGAAGGATATGAATTACAAGTATCTAAACCAGAAGTAATCATTAAAGAGGTTGACGGCGTAAGATGTGAGCCAGTAGAACGTGTACAAATAGATGTGCCAGAAGAATATACTGGTTCTATTATGGAATCAATGGGTGCGCGTAAAGGTGAAATGTTAGACATGGTGAATAACGGAAACGGCCAAGTTCGTCTTACATTTATGGTTCCAGCACGTGGACTAATTGGTTACACAACTGAATTCTTAACTTTAACTCGTGGTTACGGTATTTTAAACCATACATTTGATAGCTATCAACCAGTACATGCTGGGCAAGTTGGTGGACGTCGTCAAGGTGTTCTAGTTTCACTTGAAACAGGAAAAGCATCACAATACGGTATTATGCAAGTTGAAGACCGTGGCGTAATCTTCGTTGAACCAGGTACAGAAGTATATGCAGGTATGATTGTTGGGGAACATACACGTGAGAATGATTTAACAGTTAACGTTGTGAAAATGAAGCAACAAACTAACATTCGTTCTGCAACAAAAGATCAAACATCAACAATGAAAAAACCGCGTATTATGACTTTAGAAGAGTCATTAGAATACTTAAATGATGATGAATACTGTGAAGTAACACCAGAATCAATTCGTCTTCGTAAAAAGATTCTTGATAAGAGCGAACGCGAAAGAGCTGCTAAGAAAAAGAAATCTGTAGAAGCGTAA
- a CDS encoding YlaH-like family protein — translation MVERMSFFAKLYNVETNPEIGMWLLYGTMIILSVLVYNLGFARKLSLLQNVVIYVVLAIGCTVLTFFAVFLPVGEGLVVAAAVLGIYRLRLHQARKQRVN, via the coding sequence ATGGTAGAGAGAATGTCATTTTTCGCAAAGTTATACAATGTAGAAACGAATCCAGAAATAGGTATGTGGCTACTTTATGGTACGATGATTATTTTGAGTGTACTTGTATATAATTTAGGTTTTGCAAGGAAGTTATCGTTATTACAAAATGTTGTGATCTATGTGGTGTTAGCAATTGGGTGTACAGTTCTAACTTTTTTTGCGGTATTTTTACCAGTGGGAGAAGGGCTTGTTGTGGCGGCAGCTGTGCTCGGTATTTATAGATTACGCTTACATCAAGCAAGGAAACAGAGAGTGAACTAA
- a CDS encoding FtsW/RodA/SpoVE family cell cycle protein encodes MKKVWKSMDYSLLLPLVILCVLGVIMVYSASSILAITKFAKLNLPSDYFFRKQLQALIFGAVALSVVMFVPFQVWRKRIVTVAICGGSLILLTLVLVIGTTANNAQAWVFGIQPVEFVKVGIIIVLARYFAKKQDTDTSVWRGSAKIIFFLLLTIGLIYKQPDLGSALLIVGTTGIMFLCSGIHVNMWLKRIALTSIVWAPALYFVGKFGLTDVQKARFSTFIDPFSDPQKDGFQLINSFIGIASGGLNGRGLGNSIQKYGYLPEPHTDFIMTIISEELGFIGVAIILICLLLIIIRSFRIAQKCKNPFGSLLAIGIASMIGVQTLVNLGGITGLLPLTGVPLPFISSGGSSLMANLVAMGILLNIGSYVKRQEKQQEQVSRKKQQGEPHLVVVK; translated from the coding sequence ATGAAAAAAGTATGGAAGTCAATGGATTATTCATTATTGCTTCCTCTTGTTATTTTATGTGTACTGGGAGTTATAATGGTATATAGTGCTAGCTCAATTTTAGCTATTACCAAGTTTGCTAAATTGAATTTGCCAAGTGATTATTTTTTTCGTAAACAGTTACAAGCACTTATTTTTGGTGCAGTTGCATTAAGCGTTGTAATGTTTGTACCATTTCAAGTATGGAGGAAAAGAATTGTTACGGTAGCAATATGTGGTGGTAGCCTTATACTATTAACTTTGGTACTAGTGATAGGAACAACTGCGAATAATGCACAAGCTTGGGTATTTGGTATTCAACCAGTCGAATTTGTTAAAGTGGGTATTATTATTGTATTGGCACGGTATTTCGCTAAAAAGCAAGATACAGATACATCTGTTTGGCGTGGATCAGCTAAAATAATATTTTTCTTACTTTTAACAATTGGTTTAATTTATAAGCAGCCAGACTTAGGAAGTGCACTATTAATTGTAGGCACAACTGGGATTATGTTTCTTTGTTCAGGGATTCATGTGAATATGTGGTTGAAGCGCATTGCTTTAACATCGATTGTGTGGGCTCCAGCACTCTACTTTGTTGGTAAGTTTGGACTAACAGATGTACAGAAAGCCCGATTTTCAACTTTTATAGATCCCTTTTCTGATCCACAAAAAGATGGGTTTCAGCTTATTAACTCATTTATTGGAATTGCCTCAGGGGGACTGAATGGTAGAGGATTAGGAAATAGCATACAAAAATATGGATATTTACCAGAACCGCATACAGATTTTATTATGACAATTATATCAGAGGAATTAGGATTTATCGGTGTGGCAATTATTTTAATTTGCTTGCTATTGATTATTATCCGTTCTTTCCGTATTGCACAAAAGTGTAAAAATCCATTTGGAAGTTTACTTGCGATTGGTATTGCAAGCATGATAGGAGTGCAAACTTTGGTGAACCTTGGTGGTATTACAGGACTATTACCTCTAACTGGTGTACCTTTGCCGTTTATTAGTTCGGGAGGTAGCTCTTTAATGGCGAATTTAGTTGCAATGGGTATATTGCTTAATATAGGAAGTTATGTAAAGCGACAAGAAAAACAACAGGAACAAGTAAGTAGAAAAAAACAACAAGGTGAGCCACATCTTGTTGTTGTGAAATAA
- a CDS encoding PhoH family protein, whose translation MDKIYVLDTNVLLQDPLSIFSFETNEVVIPAVVLEEVDSKKRYMDEVGRNARYVSKLIDKFRELGKLHESIPLENGGTFRIELNHRSFVQLQDIFVEKTNDNRILAVAKNLFLEEQEKESGKSVILVSKDVLVRVKADALGLQAEDYLSDRVIEVDNIYAGFLEGYISTEQLNYFYEKGELPLSEIANHPFYPNQFIVMKDALGGSSSAIGIVDFSGKKVKKLIFHNEQVWGIRPRNVQQIMGLELLLREDIPLVTLTGKAGTGKTLLALAAGLMQTEDLGLYKKLLVARPIVPVGKDIGYLPGEKEEKLRPWMQPIFDNLEYLFNTKKPGELDAILAGMGSIEVEALTYIRGRSIPDQFIIIDEAQNLTKHEVKTILTRVGEKSKIVLMGDPQQIDHPYLDEYNNGLTYVVEKFKEQKISGHVKFVKGERSNLAQLAADLL comes from the coding sequence TTGGATAAAATTTATGTGTTAGATACGAATGTACTTTTGCAGGATCCTTTATCTATTTTTTCTTTTGAAACAAATGAAGTAGTAATTCCAGCAGTTGTATTAGAAGAGGTTGATTCGAAAAAACGTTACATGGATGAAGTTGGACGAAATGCTCGTTATGTATCTAAATTGATAGATAAATTTCGCGAACTAGGAAAGCTGCATGAGAGTATTCCTCTTGAAAACGGGGGGACATTTCGTATTGAATTAAATCATCGCTCATTTGTTCAACTACAAGATATTTTTGTTGAAAAAACAAACGATAATCGTATTTTAGCTGTAGCAAAAAATTTATTTTTAGAAGAGCAAGAGAAAGAGAGTGGAAAGTCTGTTATTTTGGTCAGTAAGGATGTACTTGTGAGGGTAAAGGCAGATGCTCTTGGTTTACAAGCTGAAGATTATTTGAGCGATCGTGTAATTGAAGTGGACAATATATATGCGGGGTTTTTAGAAGGCTACATATCAACGGAACAGTTAAATTATTTTTATGAAAAAGGAGAACTTCCTTTATCAGAAATCGCAAATCATCCATTCTATCCAAATCAGTTTATTGTAATGAAAGATGCATTGGGTGGTTCTAGCTCTGCAATTGGGATTGTTGATTTTTCAGGAAAAAAAGTGAAGAAACTTATTTTTCATAATGAGCAGGTTTGGGGCATACGTCCGCGGAATGTGCAGCAAATTATGGGATTAGAATTGTTGCTTCGTGAAGATATTCCACTTGTAACATTAACGGGTAAAGCAGGAACTGGTAAGACTTTACTTGCGTTAGCTGCTGGACTTATGCAAACGGAGGATTTAGGTTTGTACAAAAAACTCCTTGTTGCCCGGCCAATTGTTCCAGTTGGAAAAGATATCGGTTATTTACCAGGAGAAAAAGAGGAAAAGTTAAGACCGTGGATGCAGCCGATTTTCGATAATCTAGAGTATTTATTTAATACAAAAAAACCGGGGGAATTAGATGCAATTTTAGCGGGAATGGGTTCAATTGAAGTAGAGGCACTTACTTATATAAGAGGGCGGAGTATTCCAGATCAATTTATTATTATTGATGAGGCACAGAATTTAACGAAACATGAAGTGAAAACAATATTAACAAGGGTTGGAGAAAAGAGTAAAATTGTATTGATGGGAGATCCACAACAAATTGATCATCCTTACTTAGACGAATATAATAATGGCCTAACGTATGTTGTAGAGAAATTTAAAGAACAAAAAATTAGTGGACATGTAAAGTTTGTAAAAGGAGAACGTTCAAATTTAGCGCAACTAGCAGCAGATTTACTATAA
- a CDS encoding YlaI family protein, whose protein sequence is MRVKCMLCDKKEELDDENPMAKRLRNRPIHTYMCMECTERIAERTMKRHATGKFHLYRDKTIEDEW, encoded by the coding sequence ATGAGAGTCAAATGCATGCTTTGTGATAAAAAAGAAGAGTTAGATGACGAAAACCCTATGGCCAAAAGGCTTCGTAACCGTCCTATTCATACATATATGTGCATGGAATGCACAGAACGTATTGCAGAACGTACAATGAAACGCCATGCAACCGGAAAATTCCACTTATATCGTGATAAAACAATAGAAGATGAGTGGTAA